The Streptomyces sp. NBC_00510 genomic interval TAGCGCGACCGCTCGTCCTGATCACAAGGGGGCGCGTCGAGTTTCTGGCTCACTGCCCCCGCTGCAGCGACTGGCACCGGCACACCCACCTCGGCAAGGTCACCGGCCCCTGTGGCGCCGCATACGACCTGCAGCCCAAGCAGAGGGGTGCCGCCGCATGACCGACTGGCAGAACGCCCTCGACAACGCCCTGCAGGCGGCGGCACGCCACGGCTTCGAGGTTCTCCCCCTCGGCCTGACCAAGCTGCCGGCCATCAAGTCCCCGCACGACAAGGGGCACGGCTGCAAGGGCGAGTGCGGCCAGCCCGGGCACGGCTGGCGCGACGCGTCCAACGACCCGGAGCGCATCCGCGCCCTGTTCACCGCGGCACCCCACGCCACCGGCTACGGGATCGCGTGCGGCCGGCCGCCGCACTACTTGATCGGTCTCGACCTTGACCGCGACGCCGAGAAGGACGTCGACGGCGTGTGGGAGCTGCGCAGACTCGCCGCCCAGCGGCACATTGCGATCCCGCGCACGGTCATCATCCGCACCCCCCGTGGCGGCTACCACGCGTGGTGGACCGGGCCCAGCGACGTCAAGGTGCCCAATCGGGCTGGCCACATGGCGCCGGGCGTCGACGTCCGCGGCGAGGGCGGATACCTCGTGGGCCCAGGCAGCCGCAGCGTTCGAGGCATCTACACCCTCGCCTCCGACCCGAACGACATCGTCATCGCGCCCATCCCCGAGCAGCTGCTGCAGCTCATGGTGCGCCCCAAGCGCCAGCCGCAGCAGGGCACGTTCCGGCAGCCGTCCGGACCGGTCAGCGGCGGCAGCGCGCTGGTCGGCCTCGTGCGCCTGGTCCTCGACGCCCAGGAGGGGCAGCGGAACAGCCGCTTGTACTGGGCTGCCTGCAAGGCCTTCGAGCACGCGGCGGCGGGCCGGGTTGACGCTGACGCCGCCGAGCGCGCCCTCGTCCGCGCCGCCGTCGAGGTCGGCCTGCCGGAGAACGAAGCACAGGGCACCGTCGCGTCTGCTCGCGGCACGATCGTGGGAGCCGCCCGATGAGCGAAGAGAAGACCAGCGCGGACCGTGCCCGGGAGATCGTGCAGGACGAGGGCGTGGAGACCGAGAAGCGCCCCTCGCAGGCCTCGCAGCTCGCCGCCCTGGCACGCGAACGGTACGAGCTGTTCATGTCCGAAGACGGCCGCCCCTACGGCCGGAAGAAGGACGGGCCGAACATCGCCCTGCCGCTCCGCGGAAAGGCCGGCCTGCGCTCCCAGCTGGCCCGCATCTACACCGACGCCAAC includes:
- a CDS encoding bifunctional DNA primase/polymerase, whose product is MTDWQNALDNALQAAARHGFEVLPLGLTKLPAIKSPHDKGHGCKGECGQPGHGWRDASNDPERIRALFTAAPHATGYGIACGRPPHYLIGLDLDRDAEKDVDGVWELRRLAAQRHIAIPRTVIIRTPRGGYHAWWTGPSDVKVPNRAGHMAPGVDVRGEGGYLVGPGSRSVRGIYTLASDPNDIVIAPIPEQLLQLMVRPKRQPQQGTFRQPSGPVSGGSALVGLVRLVLDAQEGQRNSRLYWAACKAFEHAAAGRVDADAAERALVRAAVEVGLPENEAQGTVASARGTIVGAAR